The following proteins are encoded in a genomic region of Kosakonia oryzae:
- a CDS encoding metalloregulator ArsR/SmtB family transcription factor — MLHPVQLFKTLADETRLSIVMLLREAGELCVCDLCAATGESQPKISRHMAILREYNLVIDRREGKWVHYRLSPHIPAWAAGVIDTSWNCLREETRERLKAAASGMC, encoded by the coding sequence ATGCTACATCCGGTTCAGCTTTTCAAAACGCTCGCCGATGAAACCCGCCTGTCAATTGTGATGCTGCTTCGCGAAGCCGGAGAGCTTTGCGTCTGCGATCTCTGTGCGGCGACGGGAGAATCGCAGCCCAAAATTTCCCGCCATATGGCTATCCTGCGCGAATACAACCTGGTTATCGACCGGCGAGAGGGGAAATGGGTTCATTATCGTCTCTCTCCGCATATTCCGGCCTGGGCCGCTGGCGTCATCGATACCAGCTGGAACTGTCTGCGAGAAGAGACGCGCGAAAGGCTAAAAGCCGCAGCGTCCGGCATGTGTTGA